A single region of the Deinococcus malanensis genome encodes:
- a CDS encoding SDR family NAD(P)-dependent oxidoreductase, producing the protein MPENSAEQDVTPLPEPPNQRGHGRLDGVVAIVTGADSGIGRGIATEFAREGADVAVTYLHDRDGADQTARDVEALGRLAAVIALDQRDPEQVTAMFAQVVQSLGTPFVLVNNAATSGPQKPVADTSPEEWEDAIRSNLTGPFVCCREFIQLRRAAGGTGKIINISSVHETIPAPEGAAYNASKGGLRNLTRTLALELTADLITVNNIAPGMILTPMNQEAIDDPAKYQAQVQHIPLRRAGLPWEVGRLAVYLASSDADYVHGTTFTIDGGLEQMQGQGA; encoded by the coding sequence ATGCCTGAAAATAGTGCTGAACAGGACGTCACCCCGCTTCCTGAGCCCCCGAACCAGCGTGGACACGGTCGGCTTGATGGCGTGGTGGCCATCGTCACTGGTGCCGACTCCGGCATCGGCCGTGGAATAGCGACGGAATTCGCCCGTGAGGGAGCAGATGTCGCCGTCACCTACCTCCATGACCGCGACGGGGCAGACCAGACCGCTCGGGACGTCGAGGCTTTGGGCCGGCTCGCCGCCGTCATCGCACTTGACCAGCGAGACCCGGAGCAGGTGACAGCCATGTTCGCCCAGGTTGTCCAGTCGCTGGGCACCCCGTTTGTTCTGGTCAACAATGCGGCCACCAGCGGTCCTCAGAAGCCCGTGGCGGACACCTCTCCCGAAGAATGGGAGGACGCCATCCGGTCCAACCTGACTGGACCCTTCGTGTGCTGCCGCGAATTTATTCAGTTAAGGCGCGCTGCTGGAGGCACGGGCAAGATCATCAACATCTCGTCTGTGCACGAGACCATCCCCGCACCCGAGGGTGCGGCATACAACGCTTCCAAAGGAGGTTTACGCAACCTGACCCGTACCCTGGCCCTGGAACTGACCGCAGACCTGATTACGGTCAACAACATTGCCCCAGGGATGATCCTGACCCCTATGAATCAGGAGGCCATCGACGATCCCGCAAAGTACCAGGCGCAGGTGCAGCACATCCCCCTGCGCCGAGCGGGCCTCCCCTGGGAAGTGGGGCGTCTGGCTGTCTATCTGGCCTCCAGTGACGCGGATTATGTGCATGGCACGACCTTTACGATTGACGGGGGCCTGGAACAGATGCAGGGCCAGGGAGCCTGA